GCAGGACTTCACCAATGCGGAAGGATAGCCCTTCTGCTTGAGCTTTTCGCAAATCTGCCGCACGGAATAGCTGCTGTCCATGTAGAGATAGTTAAAGCGCCGCGGGCAGGATTCGGCATCATTTAGGTAATGCTTTTCCTGCAGGCGGGCAATGGCTGCAGATGCCTCTTCTTCCTCATAGCCCTTGGCCATGAGTTTTTCAAAGAGACGTTTCTCGCTGTACTCCTGCCGGGCCAGCATATCCACAGCGGTCACGAGGGCAGGTTTCACAGGCTTGCGTTTGGGCTGCCCATAACCTTGGTTTCCCCACATGGATTATTCCTCGTCCATATCGCCACTGGCCTCAGTGGGTGCTGCTTTTTCCAATGCCTCGGCATCGCTGACCAGCTTTTCGCGAACCTTGCGCTCGATTTCTTCGACCATGGCCGGATTGGCTTCGAGTTCCACCTTGGCTTTTTCCTTGCCCTGGCCTAAGCGCGTACCTTCATAGGAATACCAGGCACCGCTCTTGTCCACGATTTCCAGTTCCACGCCCATGTCGATAAGCGTCCCCAGACGGGAAACACCTTCGCCGTACATGATGTCAAATTCTGCGGTCTTGAACGGCGGCGCAATCTTATTCTTGACGATTTTAACTTTGGTACGGTTACCTACCACATCAGCCCCCTGCGTAATCTTTTCACCCTTGCGCACTTCCATGCGTACGGAAGAATAGAACTTCAGCGCACGACCGCCGGTGGTTACTTCCGGGTTACCGTAGGTCACGCCCACTTTTTCACGAATCTGGTTGATGAAAATGGCCACGGTCTGGGACTTATTGATGACACCGGTGAGCTTTCTCATAGCCTGGCTCATGAGGCGGGCATGAAGGCCCACATGACTGTCACCCATTTCGCCGTCAATTTCCGCCTTGGGCACGAGTGCCGCTACGGAGTCCACTACGATGATGTCAATGGCGCCACTGCGCACCAGAGCATCCACAATGTCCAGCGCCTGTTCACCAGTATCCGGCTGAGAAATCAGCAGTTCGTCAATATCGACCCCCAGCTTCTGCGCATATACCGGGTCTAATGCGTGTTCCGCATCGATGAAAGCGGCAATACCGCCATTTCTCTGCGCTTCGGCAATCATATGCAGAGTTACCGTCGTCTTACCGGAAGATTCCGGGCCATAAATCTCAATGATACGGCCGCGGGGAATGCCGCCAGTACCCAAAGCAATATCTATGGGCAAAATCCCTGTGGGGATGACGGACACATTCATCTGGGCCCGGGCATCACCCAAGCGCATGATGGAACCTTTACCAAAATCCTTCTCAATTTTTTTCATGGCGTTAGCCAATGCTAATTTTTTGTTATCATCTACAGCCTTGCGGTCAGTTTTCTCTGCTGCCATTCTATCTGCATCCTTTCTTACATTTCATTACCTGTCACAACAGTTTTTATTATATTAGAAATATCCTTTTTTGACAATACACCATGTGTGAAATATTATTTCACAGTATTTTTTATAATGCGCGCAAAACGAGGCCATCAGCTCTTGTCAGCTGACGACCTCGTTCTTTAACGTTCAATTATTTCTGGTGACGAACCACTTCGACCTCTACATAGTCAATGGGGCCGGAGATGGGTACAGACGGTTTGCGGATTCTGGCCATAGCGGTTTTGAAATGCGGATATTTTGCCAACAGTTTATCACCAATGGCTGCGGACAGGGAGCCCAGCATGGTATAGCGTTTGTTTTCCGTAATATCCTTAACGATGTCATAGACAGCTGCCGTATCAACGCCATCTTTGAGCTCGTCCGACTCTACCAGCTTGTCGTCCTTGGTTTCAATTTCGACATCAATGTAGAATTTCTGCCCCTGCTCACGTTCATACTCGTAAACACCATGGAACCCATAAAACATCATGTTGAGAATTCTCACTTTTGCCATTGTGGTCACTCCTATCACTTGTAATTCAGCTGAACCTGTATCGTTTATTACAGGGCTTTCTACATGTGTATTTCGCTAACCTGTGGCAAAATCCTGCCGAATACGCAAAATATTCTCGTTAATCGTTAAACATTTCTTCCCACATGCCATACGCACAGACTAAAAAAATCAATAACACTACAAATAAGTCACCCATTTGCCTATCCCTCATCATATAGAAAAAGAGGAGAGGCTAAGCCTCTCCCTAAAAGCTCATTACATCACCCGACGGGCACCCAGGTAGCAGCCACCCCAATAGGAGCTGTCCAAAGATGCTACGCTGACCCCGATGCTGGAGGACGCATGAATAAACTGACGGTCGCCGAGGTATATGCCCACATGGGACGCTCCCGGTGCATACGTCGAAAAGAACACTAAATCTCCAGGCATGAGTTCACCAGCAGGCGAACCTACTTCATACTGAACATCTGCCGTACGCGGAAGATGTACACCAGCATGAGCAAATACATACTGTACATAGCCAGAGCAGTCAAAACCGCTAGGGCTGGTACCACCGAATACATACGGTACACCAAGGTACTGCATGGATTCCGAAATGATGGTACGGTTGATGTAGTTGCTGCCATGAGATACCACCGGCATGGATTTGCCGAGAAGCGCCGTATAGGTGGACGGCCCTACCTGTCCATCTGCAGCCATCCCATGGGAAGACTGGAATACCTTAACTGCCTCAGCCGTGGCCGGACCGAAATCCCCATCAGCCGATACATCGTAACCAAGACGGACCAATTGTCCCTGAATCTCGGCTACTTCCGTGCCCTGGTCCCCTACGCGGAATGCAGACGCACTACACACAGAAAACATGGACATAAGGATCATGGACAGCGCAAATACACGCTTTGTTGCTTTTTTGAACAAAAAAGCCAACTCCTCTCTCTGTTCGCTTACGAGGTTAGCTGCCGGGCTCGGGTAGAGAAGACCACCCGCTACAATCCTTACACTGTCAAATAATGTAATCTTGAAGTTCGCCCCGAAAAATTGGTTCCCCCGCTCCTGGGCTGGATTCAGCTTAATCCTATGTATTTTTGAATACCCATTTTATATAATACGACAAAAGTCGTCGTATTCCTGCAAATTTTTTAATAAGATTTTAATTTTTGCACAATTCTAAATCAACTCCGATTTTTTCAGTTTCTTTTCAGAATTCATGCTGACATGAAAAGTGGCTGTCGTGACGACAGCCATCTTATTTACATTTAGGTTGAATAAGCAATCAATAAGCCGAGTTTTGTTCCATCCGCAAGCGGAGGCGACAATCATTTATCTAGGCACGGCAGTTGCCTGCCGGCTCAAGCGACTCAACCCGGAAGGTTCCGCGGGCCGCATCATCCCTTCCCTATTTGGTCTTGCTCCGTGTGGGGTTTACCCAAGCCAGCCAGTCACCTGACTGCTGGTGCGCTCTTACCGCACCTTTCCACCCTTACCTGACATGTCAGGCGGTCTAAATCTCTATGGCACTATCCCTAAGGTCACCCTCGCTGGACGTTATCCAGCACACTGCCCTATGGAGCCCGGACTTTCCTCATCTGGTGTCTAGCACCAGCCGCGATTGTCTTGACAACTTATTTCAACACGAAAAAGTATAACACTTTAAGAGGACTCTGTCAAATCAGGTGCTAATTTGACATTTGTTGCTTTGTCCATGGTAAGTTCATCCCAGGAAATTTCATGCATCATAAGCAGTGGCTGCATTCCCAGCAGGGCGGCCGACAGCATATAATTGCCAAGGTTGAGACTGCAAATCCCATACGCCTTTCCCGCATATTCTATTAACTTTTTTTCAGCCACAGGCATGGTACTGATTTCCCCAGGCGATAACGAAAAACCGTGTCCCTCGCATTTTACCAGACTTTCCTTTCTTGTCCATAAGCGATAAAACCGTTCCTGTCGCTCGCTTTCATCTTTTCCCCGCAGCATCCATTCATATTCCGAGGAAGTCAGTGCCTCCCGTACCCAATCGCCATAGGAAACCATTTTCTCGATATCCACGCCCACAGAGCTGTCTGCCTCAGCCAGCACAGCATATGCTCCACTATGCGATAGATTGAAAAACTTTCCCTCTGCCAAAGGTTTTCCTTCTTCATTATAGGAAATACTGCGACCCTGAGCTGCTTTTTGCAGCAACAGGGAAGACGCAAAGCACCTAAGCCTGTCCTCTTCCTGCCGATAACGCATCATCTTTTCATAGCGCGCTGCCGGCAAAAGTCTTGCAGCATCCCCCAGATGGGAACGCAGACAGTCCACCGGCAAGAGCGTTATCATCACTTCGCGCATACTTCTTCCCCACAATCTTTACTATGCTTCATCAAAATATCCCAAACCGTTCAGCGCGCGCATGAACCTTTGCAAATAATCCCAGGAAGTAACCGGCCAAGCCATCCCCCAGCGATAAAGAACCTGTAGCGTATACTCCCGGCTCATGTTTAAGGATTTCCTTTATTTTTTCGCTATCCAAGATATATTTCCTGCCGTAAAATCCATCTTGCGCCCGCAAAAGCTATTTGCTACAATTTACTATGAGACTGACGGTCAGATGACCTTTTCTTGTTTGTTATTTTTTCTTATAATAACATTATCGTTTGTAATTCATTTCAAAGAAAGAAGGAACTCAACATGGCAACTCCTCATATTGCAGCAGAAAAAGGCGACGTAGCAGAACGCATCCTGCTCCCCGGCGACCCCCTGCGCGCTAAATTCATCGCAGAAAACTTTTTGGAAGATGTAAAGCAGTACACCTCCGTTCGCAATATCCTGGGCTACACGGGTAAGTACAAAGGCGTGCCCGTTTCTGTACAGGGCACGGGCATGGGCATGCCCTCCATCTCCATCTATGTCCATGAGCTCATTCACAGCTTCGGCTGCAAAAAGCTGTTCCGCGTAGGCACCTGCGGCGGCATGCATCCGGATGTTAAGCTCCGTGACGTGCTCATCGCTCAGGCTGCCAGCACGGATTCTTCCATGATTCGCAATATCTTCGGCGGCAACATCAATTACTGCCCCATCGCTGACTACGAGCTGCTGTCCAAGGCCGTTGCCAATACCAAAAAGCTGAACCTCAAAGCCACGGTCGGCAATATCATTTCCGTTGACCGCTTCTATGATGAAGAAATCGACAACGACAAGCTGCGCAAGTACGGCATCCTCGCTGTGGAAATGGAAGCTGCTGCTCTCTACACGCTAGCTGCTGAAGCCCATGTACAGGCACTGGCCCTCTTCACGGTCAGCGACCACCTCGT
The Selenomonas ruminantium AC2024 DNA segment above includes these coding regions:
- a CDS encoding NlpC/P60 family protein, which translates into the protein MILMSMFSVCSASAFRVGDQGTEVAEIQGQLVRLGYDVSADGDFGPATAEAVKVFQSSHGMAADGQVGPSTYTALLGKSMPVVSHGSNYINRTIISESMQYLGVPYVFGGTSPSGFDCSGYVQYVFAHAGVHLPRTADVQYEVGSPAGELMPGDLVFFSTYAPGASHVGIYLGDRQFIHASSSIGVSVASLDSSYWGGCYLGARRVM
- the recA gene encoding recombinase RecA is translated as MAAEKTDRKAVDDNKKLALANAMKKIEKDFGKGSIMRLGDARAQMNVSVIPTGILPIDIALGTGGIPRGRIIEIYGPESSGKTTVTLHMIAEAQRNGGIAAFIDAEHALDPVYAQKLGVDIDELLISQPDTGEQALDIVDALVRSGAIDIIVVDSVAALVPKAEIDGEMGDSHVGLHARLMSQAMRKLTGVINKSQTVAIFINQIREKVGVTYGNPEVTTGGRALKFYSSVRMEVRKGEKITQGADVVGNRTKVKIVKNKIAPPFKTAEFDIMYGEGVSRLGTLIDMGVELEIVDKSGAWYSYEGTRLGQGKEKAKVELEANPAMVEEIERKVREKLVSDAEALEKAAPTEASGDMDEE
- the folB gene encoding dihydroneopterin aldolase, translated to MAKVRILNMMFYGFHGVYEYEREQGQKFYIDVEIETKDDKLVESDELKDGVDTAAVYDIVKDITENKRYTMLGSLSAAIGDKLLAKYPHFKTAMARIRKPSVPISGPIDYVEVEVVRHQK
- a CDS encoding regulatory protein RecX, whose translation is MWGNQGYGQPKRKPVKPALVTAVDMLARQEYSEKRLFEKLMAKGYEEEEASAAIARLQEKHYLNDAESCPRRFNYLYMDSSYSVRQICEKLKQKGYPSALVKSCIPDDREAVGEREYEKALRVLTSKYKRSQDKQKLMAALFRRGYQSSAIYRAVNAFLAGQEDEIDE
- the deoD gene encoding purine-nucleoside phosphorylase; this encodes MATPHIAAEKGDVAERILLPGDPLRAKFIAENFLEDVKQYTSVRNILGYTGKYKGVPVSVQGTGMGMPSISIYVHELIHSFGCKKLFRVGTCGGMHPDVKLRDVLIAQAASTDSSMIRNIFGGNINYCPIADYELLSKAVANTKKLNLKATVGNIISVDRFYDEEIDNDKLRKYGILAVEMEAAALYTLAAEAHVQALALFTVSDHLVTGESCTAEERQTTFNDMIKIALETAIED
- a CDS encoding 4'-phosphopantetheinyl transferase family protein, whose protein sequence is MREVMITLLPVDCLRSHLGDAARLLPAARYEKMMRYRQEEDRLRCFASSLLLQKAAQGRSISYNEEGKPLAEGKFFNLSHSGAYAVLAEADSSVGVDIEKMVSYGDWVREALTSSEYEWMLRGKDESERQERFYRLWTRKESLVKCEGHGFSLSPGEISTMPVAEKKLIEYAGKAYGICSLNLGNYMLSAALLGMQPLLMMHEISWDELTMDKATNVKLAPDLTESS